The Streptomyces pactum genome contains a region encoding:
- a CDS encoding type I polyketide synthase produces the protein MDPAEIRQLMEDQLRLSRRLRDRIRELEDERRAPVAVVGMGLRLPGGLTSPEAYWDFLRGDTTAYSGIPEDRPGLRAAYDPDPATPGRSYVDTAGFLAGIGHFDAEFFGISRREAKLLDPQQRLLLETAWEALERAGIAVRRADRLPVGVYLGMMASEYGERLEDRTDMSRIDPYYTTGGGLCFGAGRISHTMGFSGPVASVDTACSSSLTALHLALKGLRAGECRYALVCGSNLLLSAHLMVSLCRTRALAPDGRSKSFLASADGYGRGEGVGAVALMRLADAEREGRPVLAVLRGSAMGHDGAASGLTAPNGSAQQEVIGAALADAGVDAGELGWIEAHGTGTALGDPIEVGALDAVLGDAVRARGLPLPIGSVKARIGHLEAASGIAALIKTVLMLRHGEIPAAASPDDGPLNPHIPWDSIAFTVPRANQPWPKELPRRVAGINSFGMSGTNVHVVLEAYDPAPAGGGAPVPAGEAGVRAPEPHPELITLSARTPGALRELADTIADLLHKTGPDELPALCHTLRSGRAPQPCRVAVTGSAPAELADRLARAARAADGATRGSSPLRRVTLRVPDGVAAPALAALAREFPWLFEGPAEPAAPEHRLAAFVSEFGVPVRPGADASGDVFTYPAAEGDDGAAAHRLALLTLLGRLFEAGADLRPDALCAPGTPLVGDLPTYPFQRERYWVDEPSTGVPGDGRPAAGADGAAPSGSWTRERIHAHLLAVLKDALEATDDPDMECSFLEAGGDSFISTLFITKVEERFEVGLTREELPLDLPLRTLIGRLADDIAAGESAATEQERHR, from the coding sequence ATGGACCCGGCGGAGATCCGTCAGCTTATGGAGGACCAACTCAGGCTGTCCCGGCGGCTGCGGGACCGGATACGTGAACTGGAGGACGAGCGGCGCGCCCCGGTCGCCGTCGTCGGCATGGGTCTCAGACTGCCCGGCGGCCTCACGTCCCCCGAGGCGTACTGGGATTTCCTGCGCGGCGACACCACGGCGTACTCCGGCATCCCGGAGGACCGTCCGGGACTGCGTGCCGCCTACGACCCGGACCCCGCGACCCCGGGGCGCAGCTACGTCGACACGGCCGGGTTCCTCGCCGGCATCGGCCACTTCGACGCCGAGTTCTTCGGCATCTCCCGGCGGGAAGCGAAGCTCCTCGACCCGCAGCAGCGACTGCTCCTCGAAACCGCCTGGGAGGCCCTGGAACGCGCCGGCATCGCGGTGCGGCGCGCGGACCGGCTGCCGGTCGGCGTCTACCTCGGCATGATGGCGTCCGAGTACGGCGAACGCCTCGAGGACCGCACGGACATGAGCCGCATCGATCCGTACTACACCACGGGCGGCGGCCTGTGCTTCGGCGCGGGCCGCATCAGTCACACGATGGGCTTCTCCGGCCCCGTCGCCAGTGTGGACACCGCCTGCTCCTCCTCTCTCACGGCGCTGCACCTGGCGCTCAAGGGGCTGCGCGCGGGCGAGTGCCGCTACGCGCTGGTGTGCGGCTCGAACCTCCTCCTGTCGGCCCATCTCATGGTGTCCCTGTGCCGGACGCGGGCCCTCGCCCCCGATGGCCGCTCGAAGTCGTTCCTCGCCTCCGCCGACGGATACGGGCGCGGCGAGGGCGTCGGCGCCGTCGCGCTGATGCGGCTCGCCGACGCGGAACGAGAGGGCCGCCCGGTGCTCGCCGTGCTCCGGGGCTCCGCGATGGGCCACGACGGAGCCGCCTCCGGCCTCACCGCGCCGAACGGCTCCGCCCAGCAGGAGGTGATCGGTGCCGCACTCGCCGACGCCGGGGTCGACGCGGGGGAACTCGGCTGGATCGAGGCGCACGGCACCGGTACCGCGCTCGGTGATCCCATCGAGGTGGGCGCGCTCGACGCCGTCCTCGGTGACGCCGTCCGTGCCCGGGGACTCCCGCTGCCCATCGGCAGCGTCAAGGCGCGCATCGGACACCTGGAAGCCGCGTCGGGCATCGCCGCCCTCATCAAGACGGTCCTGATGCTGCGGCACGGGGAGATACCGGCGGCCGCGAGCCCCGACGACGGGCCGCTCAATCCGCACATCCCCTGGGACAGCATCGCCTTCACCGTGCCGCGCGCCAACCAGCCCTGGCCCAAGGAGCTGCCGCGTCGCGTCGCGGGCATCAACTCCTTCGGGATGAGCGGCACGAACGTGCACGTCGTGCTGGAGGCATACGACCCCGCGCCCGCCGGCGGCGGGGCACCGGTGCCGGCCGGCGAGGCCGGCGTTCGCGCCCCCGAGCCGCATCCGGAGCTGATCACCCTCTCGGCCCGGACCCCCGGGGCTCTCCGTGAACTGGCCGACACGATCGCCGACCTGCTGCACAAGACCGGTCCGGACGAGCTCCCCGCCCTCTGCCACACACTGCGCAGTGGCCGCGCTCCCCAGCCGTGCCGCGTCGCGGTCACCGGCTCCGCACCGGCCGAGCTCGCCGACCGGCTGGCCCGGGCCGCACGGGCGGCGGACGGCGCCACGCGCGGGAGCAGCCCGCTGCGCCGGGTGACGCTGCGGGTGCCCGACGGCGTCGCCGCGCCGGCCCTGGCCGCGCTGGCCCGGGAGTTCCCGTGGCTGTTCGAGGGACCCGCCGAACCGGCCGCTCCGGAGCACCGACTGGCCGCCTTCGTGAGCGAGTTCGGCGTACCGGTCCGTCCCGGCGCCGACGCGTCCGGTGACGTCTTCACCTACCCCGCGGCGGAGGGCGACGACGGCGCGGCAGCCCACCGTCTGGCGCTGCTCACCCTGCTGGGGCGGCTCTTCGAGGCCGGCGCCGATCTGCGCCCGGATGCCCTGTGCGCCCCGGGGACGCCGCTCGTCGGTGACCTGCCGACGTATCCGTTCCAGCGCGAGCGCTACTGGGTCGACGAGCCGAGCACCGGCGTACCGGGCGATGGACGCCCGGCAGCGGGGGCCGACGGCGCGGCGCCGTCCGGGAGCTGGACGCGCGAGCGGATCCACGCCCATCTGCTCGCCGTGCTCAAGGACGCCCTGGAGGCCACCGACGACCCCGACATGGAGTGCTCCTTCCTGGAAGCGGGTGGCGACTCGTTCATCTCCACGCTGTTCATCACCAAGGTCGAGGAGCGCTTCGAGGTCGGGCTCACCCGTGAGGAACTCCCGCTCGACCTGCCGTTGCGCACCCTCATCGGCAGGCTCGCCGACGACATCGCCGCGGGCGAGTCCGCGGCCACCGAACAGGAGCGGCACCGGTGA